One segment of Vibrio orientalis CIP 102891 = ATCC 33934 DNA contains the following:
- the hutU gene encoding urocanate hydratase — protein sequence MTQRQVEDMRLDTTRTIRAPHGTTLRAKSWLTEAPLRMLMNNLDPDVAEHPHSLVVYGGIGRAARNWECYDKIVEVLERLEDDQTLLVQSGKPVGVFPTHKNAPRVLIANSNLVPHWANWEHFNELDKQGLMMYGQMTAGSWIYIGSQGIVQGTYETFVSVAKKHFDGEAKNRWVLTGGLGGMGGAQPLAATMAGFSMIAVECDESRIDYRLRTGYVDKKATSLDEALAIIYESETPVSVGLLGNAADIFPELVERNITPDVVTDQTSAHDPLNGYLPIGWSMEHAADMRLKDEAMVVDAAKESMAIQVKAMLALQERGAATLDYGNNIRQMALEKGVENAFDFPGFVPAYIRPLFCEGIGPFRWAALSGDPEDIYKTDQKVKELIPDNPHLHNWLDMARERIHFQGLPARICWVGLKDRERLGQAFNEMVKNGELKAPVVIGRDHLDSGSVASPNRETEGMMDGSDAVSDWPLMNALLNTAGGATWVSLHHGGGVGMGFSQHSGMVICCDGSQDASERIARVLHNDPATGVMRHADAGYDIAKQCAAEQGLDLPMLNEELRKLK from the coding sequence ATGACACAGCGCCAAGTAGAGGATATGCGTCTCGATACCACAAGGACTATACGTGCCCCACACGGTACCACCTTGAGAGCGAAATCTTGGCTAACTGAAGCACCGCTTCGAATGCTGATGAACAACTTAGACCCTGACGTCGCGGAGCACCCGCACTCATTGGTTGTTTATGGTGGTATTGGCCGTGCAGCCCGTAACTGGGAGTGTTATGACAAGATTGTCGAAGTACTTGAACGCCTAGAAGATGATCAAACACTGTTGGTTCAATCAGGAAAACCTGTTGGCGTTTTTCCAACTCATAAGAATGCCCCTCGCGTACTTATTGCTAACTCTAACCTTGTACCTCACTGGGCGAATTGGGAACACTTCAATGAGCTCGATAAACAAGGTCTGATGATGTACGGCCAGATGACCGCTGGCAGCTGGATCTACATTGGTTCACAAGGCATTGTTCAAGGCACATACGAAACCTTCGTCTCGGTAGCGAAAAAGCACTTTGATGGTGAAGCCAAAAACCGTTGGGTGCTAACCGGTGGTCTTGGTGGCATGGGCGGCGCTCAGCCTCTTGCTGCAACAATGGCAGGCTTCTCTATGATTGCGGTTGAGTGTGATGAATCACGTATCGATTACCGTTTACGCACTGGCTATGTCGATAAAAAAGCAACCAGCCTAGATGAAGCATTAGCGATTATCTATGAATCAGAAACGCCGGTTTCCGTTGGTCTACTGGGTAACGCAGCGGATATATTCCCTGAACTGGTAGAACGTAACATTACCCCTGATGTTGTGACTGACCAAACCTCAGCACACGATCCGCTTAACGGCTACCTACCAATTGGCTGGTCGATGGAACATGCCGCAGACATGCGCCTAAAAGATGAAGCTATGGTCGTTGACGCAGCAAAAGAGTCTATGGCAATCCAAGTCAAAGCGATGCTGGCTCTACAAGAGCGCGGTGCAGCGACCCTCGATTACGGCAACAACATCCGTCAGATGGCTCTAGAAAAAGGCGTCGAGAATGCCTTCGATTTCCCCGGCTTCGTTCCTGCTTATATTCGTCCATTGTTCTGTGAAGGTATTGGTCCATTCCGCTGGGCTGCACTGTCTGGTGACCCAGAGGACATCTACAAAACAGACCAAAAAGTGAAAGAGCTGATCCCAGACAATCCGCATCTACATAACTGGCTAGATATGGCGCGTGAACGTATTCATTTTCAAGGTTTGCCTGCACGTATCTGCTGGGTTGGCTTAAAAGATCGTGAGCGCCTAGGCCAAGCCTTCAATGAAATGGTTAAAAATGGCGAGCTAAAAGCGCCAGTGGTGATTGGTCGTGACCACTTAGACTCAGGTTCGGTTGCCAGCCCTAACCGCGAAACAGAAGGGATGATGGATGGTTCAGACGCTGTTTCTGACTGGCCGCTAATGAACGCACTACTAAATACCGCTGGCGGCGCTACTTGGGTTTCTCTACACCACGGTGGCGGCGTTGGTATGGGCTTCTCACAGCACTCAGGTATGGTAATTTGTTGTGATGGTAGCCAAGATGCATCAGAACGTATTGCTCGCGTTCTGCATAACGACCCTGCAACTGGCGTTATGCGCCATGCGGACGCTGGCTATGATATTGCTAAACAATGTGCAGCAGAGCAAGGTCTTGACCTACCGATGCTAAACGAAGAACTGCGTAAGCTTAAATAA
- the hutG gene encoding formimidoylglutamase yields the protein MSNQMTTSQDFHWQGRHDAEDGAQGKRVHHVVRQMQVSELQPYHNAISLLGFCCDAGVARNKGRIGAHRAPDLIRRALANMAWHKESHLIDLGNVICDDDLLEQSQEQCADVIATALKSTPVITLGGGHEVAWASFQGLARYFEYINPAKPPKIGIINFDAHFDLRAFESERADVKPSSGTPFNQIQKYCSEKDWPFHYACLGVSKASNTEALFKRADELNVWYIEDKELTPLNQVYHLTQLQHFIDNCDFIYLTIDLDVFPAATAPGVSAPAARGVSIDTIAPFIDRILHYKQKLALADIAEYNPTYDVDSQTARLAARLCWDIANAFSEK from the coding sequence ATGTCTAATCAAATGACAACAAGCCAAGATTTTCATTGGCAAGGTCGCCACGACGCAGAGGATGGCGCGCAAGGCAAACGCGTTCACCATGTCGTAAGACAAATGCAAGTCAGTGAGTTACAGCCTTACCACAACGCCATTAGTCTCCTTGGGTTTTGTTGTGACGCTGGCGTTGCTCGCAATAAAGGCCGTATCGGTGCTCACCGTGCTCCGGATTTAATTCGCCGCGCTCTGGCTAACATGGCATGGCATAAAGAGAGTCACCTCATCGACTTGGGTAACGTCATATGTGATGATGATTTACTCGAGCAAAGCCAAGAGCAGTGTGCCGACGTCATCGCCACAGCGCTAAAGTCGACCCCTGTCATTACCTTAGGTGGCGGACATGAAGTCGCATGGGCATCGTTCCAAGGTTTAGCGCGCTACTTTGAGTATATTAACCCAGCCAAGCCACCCAAAATTGGCATTATCAACTTCGATGCGCATTTCGATTTACGCGCTTTTGAAAGTGAGCGTGCCGATGTTAAACCGAGCTCAGGGACCCCATTTAACCAAATTCAAAAATACTGCTCCGAGAAAGACTGGCCGTTCCACTACGCCTGTTTAGGTGTGAGTAAAGCAAGCAACACTGAGGCACTTTTCAAACGCGCAGATGAGTTGAACGTCTGGTACATAGAGGATAAAGAACTCACGCCGCTCAATCAGGTCTACCACTTAACTCAGTTGCAGCACTTTATCGACAATTGTGACTTTATCTATCTCACCATCGACTTAGACGTTTTCCCCGCCGCAACAGCCCCTGGTGTCAGTGCACCTGCTGCGCGCGGTGTGAGCATTGATACTATCGCCCCTTTTATCGACCGAATTTTACATTACAAACAAAAACTGGCCCTCGCAGATATCGCAGAGTACAACCCAACGTACGACGTAGACAGCCAAACCGCCCGTCTCGCCGCACGTTTATGCTGGGATATCGCTAACGCCTTTTCAGAAAAATAA